The following proteins are co-located in the Periplaneta americana isolate PAMFEO1 chromosome 12, P.americana_PAMFEO1_priV1, whole genome shotgun sequence genome:
- the LOC138710599 gene encoding very long chain fatty acid elongase 7-like, which translates to MKELTTVYSTYLQVVYDLADRRTRDWFLTGSPWTFLLLLGSYLYFVNSGPRFMKNRPVYNIDGIIGIYDIAQVIICSYLFIKGITFGWGTKLRLFCEPVDTSNSPLANEMALWVWMLYMTKMLDLLDTVFIVLRKKNNQLSFLHVFHHATMLFLLYYTTRWSPGGHCVLNGTINCFVHVVMYAYYFITNAFPEYKKNIWWKKHITEIQLVQFVLIIIHTLPTLIQEDCGYPAFGGGLIFLETSIILYLFSKFYVKIYWKKKEN; encoded by the exons ATCGCAGAACTCGCGATTGGTTCCTTACTGGTTCACCATGGACATTTTTACTTCTTCTGGGATCATATCTGTACTTCGTAAATTCAGGCCCACGATTTATGAAGAACAGGCCAGTCTATAATATCGACGGGATCATCGGAATATATGACATCGCACAAGTAATCATCTGCTCTTACTTATTTATAAAA gGCATTACATTCGGGTGGGGAACGAAACTGCGCTTATTCTGCGAACCCGTAGACACTTCCAATAGCCCACTTGCTAATGAA ATGGCATTATGGGTATGGATGCTGTATATGACGAAAATGTTGGATCTCTTGGACACT GTGTTTATCGTCCTTAGGAAGAAGAACAATCAACTATCCTTCCTCCATGTCTTCCATCACGCCACGATGTTATTCCTTCTGTACTACACGACACGATGGTCACCAG GTGGTCACTGTGTGTTGAATGGCACCATAAACTGCTTCGTCCATGTGGTGATGTACGCCTACTACTTCATTACCAATGCGTTCCCAGAATATAAAAAGAACATCTGGTGGAAAAAACACATCACTGAAATTCAGCTG GTCCAGTTCGTTTTAATCATTATCCACACCTTGCCCACACTTATACAGGAAGACTGTGGCTACCCTGCGTTCGGAGGAGGATTGATATTCCTAGAAACCTCAATCATTCTTTATCTCTTCTCAAAGTTTTATGTAAAGATATACTGGAAGAAGAAGGAGAACTGA